A window of Pseudophryne corroboree isolate aPseCor3 chromosome 12, aPseCor3.hap2, whole genome shotgun sequence contains these coding sequences:
- the LOC134980083 gene encoding protein S100-Z-like, giving the protein MPTQLETALEEMIAVFYEFSKQEGNQNLLTKGELQKLLQEELKLPEWTQKDPSYVDIILKTVDENKDGQVSFEEYAKLVSRLIQSYHDFNQ; this is encoded by the exons ATGCCTACACAATTGGAAACTGCCCTAGAGGAAATGATCGCTGTATTCTATGAATTCTccaaacaggaaggtaaccagaacCTTCTGACCAAGGGAGAGCTCCAGAAACTGCTGCAGGAGGAGCTGAAGCTTCCTGAGTGG ACCCAGAAAGATCCGTCATATGTGGACATCATCCTGAAAACTGTGGATGAAAATAAAGATGGACAGGTTTCCTTCGAGGAGTATGCAAAGCTGGTGTCTAGATTAATTCAGTCTTACCATGACTTCAATCAGTGA